Below is a window of Solanum stenotomum isolate F172 chromosome 7, ASM1918654v1, whole genome shotgun sequence DNA.
AAGTGCAACTAGGGCTTTTTCTCACCGTCaacttcaggccaaaacccttccccaacaATAATTACCCATGAATCTAAGttttacggatcgaaaaatggattaagGGAGTAAAATCCCTATCTTTAGCACCAAAATTCTTGGAAAATTGTCAAGAACTCATCCTGGGTCATCTCCTAACTCTTAAGAACGAAGTTTGCagaataataatgaaattgagatttttcCCCGACTTAATTCGCGACTGGCCCACTAAGATAACCCCCATCCCGCCACAGCagccccgccctggcgggatTAATCTCGCCCTAGCGGCTTACACGAAGACAAAATCTCGtaatttgagttccaagcccCCATTTCACAGCACACTTTCAACCCTTGACGTTCAAAAACTACtcattcacgctaagatcagtttcgggagttctacttgccCGAATTTGATTCCGTAAAGTCGGACCgattccttaacgtcttagctatccgctcatgtaatcaaattcattattaattCTCTCATTAATTACCAGATTTctctagacctcactgactcagatttcgtccaaatctggactaggctaggaatttccaagtcactactcaaaagttttttgGCCCAAATTAttttcccattggcttttccataacgacgggaacaggtCATTACAAAGGGTTAACTTACAAAAACCTCACTAGTTTAGGAACATTACTTAGATTTATgctagtttgtaatattacaattcttatcagtttttggTGCGTTCATATAACTCAAGATACAAGAAGTCAAAATTAGgtataatttgttctagatacgttgtatccaagtggattcacatgtatacATAGACAAACCTCAATTGTCTCCTTCTCATCTCACATGTCACTCTCGTAGCTCACTTGCGTATCTGGCatcccagatacatgtgaatcatatcaaatacatgtatcttgtGTGAATCTAGTGTGATTTACATGTATCTaagatacatagacaaatctcacACTCTCCCTCTTGTTCTCGCTCATCTCTCTCCCTATTCCAGTGTATCTAGTAGCATAAACATTTATCTAGGTGTATCTGACTTGAAAGCTAGAATAAagttattaaataattagataaaatataaatattcaaattatcgatagaattaataaatataattgaaatatttgtgtGATTAGTAGTTTCTCCTGTTTTAAGGCCATTTTTCCCTTGGGCTTTAACATCAACAATGTTGATTGGGCTAACTTGGCCCAAACAAAATTCATGGCTCCATTTACCAAGCCCATTTCAAATCAAATCTTATGTAGCTACCTAAAGAGATCAATCCACAGAACTACACACAAATAATAGTGTCCCGGAAAAGTCCTCTTTGAACAAAGATTGGAATGGAATAGTAAATAttgtttcatttttaatcaGATATCTTTCGTTCGAGCCCTCTATTCTGatctatatataaaatcttatttgatttgtttatgAGCTTTTTATTCTCATCCTAAAAGATTACTCCTAGTAACTATGTAAGCAGGGGCGGATCCATTCCGGGTGTTTGAGTATCCATTAATCTcgcatatatatatttatataaaaatttgaatgaatggtataaaattaaacaGAGAGCACCCCGACAACAAACAATTGCTTGGTGTTGTGGTCATTTGTGGGTGCTCAAAATTGTACATTACATCTACTGTAGGTTGTAGCTAGGTTCGATTCTTTTTTATTGATTAACGCTTCTTGAAGCACCCATAATCTTAAATTCTTGGATCCCACTTATATActtcatatattcatatatatccttttaacatttttttctaaaaaaaaaaaaacatgtggTGAGTTGTACTAAAAACAGAAGTGTCATCATTAGTAggaaacaaacaaataaatatttacaaaatacaAAGGAGAAAATGTAGTGTATGAGTGGGCTTTTTGATAGTTCCCATGTCTTCCAATGTTTCCTTAAATTCTATTCAATCCATTCCTCCTAACAGAGATTGATGTTTCATCAGCAACCAATACCtaaaagagagaatattttaaagCCTTTTGGAAtgatactaaattttttttggaaaaggtATCTACCTACCAAGTGTTTctatcataaatattattactaatgattttactaattaataatttcatttcaGATTcattactttttcatatttcaagttagatacatatatttttttttatgttagatacattttaaaatacatatgAATAGAGTTGAGCGAGATACGAAAGTGATGAtcaagagagaaaaagagactATTGAGATAGGAGAGGCAAGAGAGAGGTCAGTGTATCTTAGATACTTGTGAATCACACTACATGTATCTGATATACCAAATACATTCTAGATATATtctaaaatacaaatacatagggAAAGAGGTGAGCGAGCTAGGAAGGTGATGCGCAAAAGAGGGAAAAAAGTCGAGCAAGATAGGAGAGAGGCGTACAAAAGAGTCATTATATTTCAGATAATGTGAATtacactagatacatatatctgaAATATCTAATACATTCCAGATACATTCTAAAATATAGATACATAAaaagagaggcgagtgagaaaGTTAATATATctcaaatacatataaatcacgcttaaatacaatatattttacttatatTAATAAACTAATTGATCAAACGGTACATACCATTAACTTTTTGTATATGATATGAAACCATAAGTATTGTGAGGGTTGGAATCAGTGTTCAGTAAGGATATCTTTCTTGACCATCTTTTTTGTCACACATAAACATAGTAAGTATTTATTAACATACTAAAACCCTTTAATAGAAGAGACtgcaaaagcaaaaaaaaaaaacctaaattaattaaataactctGCAATTACGGCTATGAATTATACTTTTGAATAATTATGGTTGGGTTGCTCTAATTGGCCACCAGTCATTCAATAAATCTAGAGGTAAACATAGTACGATCTTTTGTATAGTTTGAGTGACTCTGAAAAAGAAgtcctttttctttgttttaaatGGAAACCAAATCTTTGGAATAAAATTTACTCCCATTATATTTCTACAtagattttcttttgtttactCATCATTACATGCATGCACTAATTCCCAATAACTAGCGATGATGAGAAATTAAcgacaaataaaatttcatatataaatggCAAAAGAAGTCGTGCTAATTTTATTTAGCTATGAATTAATGATAGATTATAAAAAAGTTCAATTAGCTAGAAGTATTTTAGAAAGTGAATTAATTTAAAGTAACTGATAAATTTCGTAACtaatttcatctttattttGTAGCGGATCACTCTCTAATCAATTCGTGTATGATTCAATTTGACTCGATAAGAAAGTTTttgaaaatgagaaataaaataaaatttgtaatttaaaataagtcataattatttatgttgctataattaattaattaatttcattcaGGATAAAATGAAAGTTCAAGTGTTGATCTAATCTAGGCTCTCGCTCTATTTGTGaccatatttttctttttttagtcaattttgaaaaaaaaaatatctttccAATATAATTTTACAAGTGAGATGGGGAAGGGTAAGATGTCTCGTCTACACAAATCTTATccttatttttgtaaaatagaaaaattatttctgatagaaatttcttatttttattttaataagatgatatatatcaatacaattatctataatttgttttaaatttctaaatcttaaaatctttttttagaaaaaataaaaaattatatcttatCAAATTTTAGGATAGACAAGAAAAGTGCATTACATGTTTTGAATTAGAATATAGAGGGTACTACTCATAATTATTAAGATGAAGAATATTGACAAGTAGTTTTTATGTATTAGAACCAAGGTTTATTGCATATCCCTTTAGACAAATAAAAGCCTTTTACTTTGAGTTATCGTCTTTCTCTATCAGTTGTTAAGCATATACTATcatttttagattaaaaatcAGTCTTTTGTGGTTTCTATTTTAAGAAGAATGCATGGAATATATGAAATctactttttgaaaataataataataataatccaacTGTCAAAAATAATGATTACGAAAAGGAAAATTAGAATGagaaaaatgacatatattgACATGCATCAATTCTTAGGTTTTCAAATCTAACAAAATGTTTTGACTTTGGTTGTGTAATGTGTTAGAAAAGAAAACTTCAATATAATAGATGGAATCCTATAATAGATGGACGTGAATTCGAACTAGATATTAAAACTcctattttcaaataattaagtTGCATAATACCTGGATTGTggtaaaatatttgaattttttcactTGTACTCAGCAGGGGCGGCGCCAGGTAGGATTAAGGATGTCCTTCTAAATCCATTTTAacgaaaattatattatttatacatagctaaattattattttttatgcatatataatAGATATTGAATCCTCTTCGACTTCTAGGTATACATGCTACgtctttatattttgaaccccttaattaatgataatttCGGTTCCGTCACTATTTATCAGAGGTCTCCTGTTCGAGTCCctagaaatagaaaaatcatgTTGGGAGCATTACCTTCAAAAATGAGCTCTATGATGCTCGAATCCAGATTTAATTGAACTCCAATGCCATACAACTTTAATTTATAACCAAACTTATAGagttttttttaactaaaatccataaaaatattcaaaataattgttttgAATTGTTGAATTGAGCGTTGGAAAtgtaaatgaaaaaagatgacATAAGGTTTAAACTGTATTTATTGTAAATCAGAGGAACATCCTCTGATTCTATTTCCTAGAATAAGCAAAAGGCTAAAATTGGCAGGATAAAGCCAGATAAGATATATTTCTTCTCAAGAATTAAGCTATACATATATAGGGCAAAAATTTATcacattataataaattttagcaCATGATAGGAACTTAGTTGgcatttttataatatattacaaCTAGTATTTTTTACAGAAAACTTTCGTATAAATATTACCTATATCCAATTAATCTAAATGTATATAGTTCAAGCGTAAAATTGACCAATTTTTTAATagtttaagggtaaaattggtgCATTTTCCGTTGTTTTGGAACAAGCATTTGTGGAAAGAGAATATATTTTGAGCTATTTGACTAATTGGAGCATTGGACGATATTTTTGAGCCAACAATATAACgataagggtatttttgacttattttgaatagtttgggggtattttttggtcttttcccgtTTTAATAATAGGTTGGACCAACCTAACTAGTATATTCTccccgtcccaatttatgtgaacGGTTTGATTAGACTAAAGTTTAAGAATGAAAAGACTTATGAGACTTGTGTTCTAAAACAGATAATCGGCAGTTGTGTGACCAttattataaagataaaatgagaagtttTAAGTTAAATTCTTACTACATTAAGAAacatgtcattctttttttggACTAACTAAAAAACGATGTAAATGAATTGAGATAGAAGGATCGTAACTAAGAAAGGCAGACTTAAATCTCACGAATTAATTatgaataaattcaaaaattatatataagaaATCACAGCATCTCGCTATTTATGTGCAAATTTTGCACTATCGATACATAAAAGTTAAACTCTTAATCCTAAATAATGTCACCAATGGGATTTTCTTCCATTCTACACCCTCCACCCTttcaacccccccccccccccccccccccaaccccNCCCACTACCTTTTTGTCTCTCACAAATACAAGCACAATATCCCAAATGTAAGCTCTATATCATCATCACCTATGCCCTGCTAGTAACTCTCCCAATAAACCCTATATATCTTCCCTTATCACTTCcctccaaacaaaaaaaaaaacactaaaatataagagaaaaaataattttgttccTAGTTGTTTTTATAGGCCATGGAAAAAAGTAATAGCAAGTACTTCAACAAACACCAAACCATGAAGAATGTTAAAGAATATTCATGGGATAATAATTATGTAGATCATCAAGGTGGAGATTTAGTTGGAGGGTTTTTATGGCCACCAAGATCCTACACATGTAGNtccaaacaaaaaaaaaacactaaaatataagagaaaaaataattttgttccTAGTTGTCTTTATAGGCCATGGAAAAAAGTAGTAGCAAGTACTTCAACAAACACCAAACCATGAAGAATGTTAAAGAATATTCATGGGATAATAATTATGTAGATCATCAAGGTGGAGATTTAGTTGGAGGGTTTTTATGGCCACCAAGATCCTACACATGTAGCTTTTGTAAAAGAGAATTTAAATCAGCTCAAGCTCTTGGTGGTCATATGAATGTTCATAGAAGAGATAGAGCAAGGCTTAGACTTCAATCACCAACAATTCTTGAATcaaaccctaaccctaatcCAAACCCTAACTCTAACCCTAACCCTAACCCTACTTTTCTTTCATCACCATCTTCTCCTTCAACAAAATTATTCCCTCCTTTTGTTTCAACATTACCTCCATtattatctcctaattcattttcttcttctaccGCGGCGGGCGGTGGCTCTCATGAGATGAAAAATGGAGATTTGACAAAAATGGGATGTgctaaatttgaggaaaatggaaaagaatgtAGTGAAGTGGTCAAGAGGAGTGAATTTTTGAGATTGGATTTGGGAATTGGTTTGATTAGTGAATCAAAAGATGATTTGGATTTGGAGCTTAGACTTGGTTACATTTAGAATAAATTTCTAATGCTTTAAGGTTTGTGGTGCTTGTTGTTGCTTTTTTAATTACTAGTTCAAGaagaattaagaagaaaaaaaaggaaataaaagaaaGTCTAACAAAAAAGTACACTATTTTAGTTGAGATTGAAGATGGAAAGATGTGATTGCCATGAAGACAGCTAAGATAATATTGTTGTTTCATTTTAGattaatttcttattaattaCTATTGTCTCCTTCAATGTTTGATTTCTATGGTATGTATGTAGGTATTGTAACTTTAGTAAATCTTCTAAAATTAATGTCTTCTAAGTATAATATTGTTATTGAAGTTCTTTAgtttgtttcttttacttttatcaTTTTAGAATGTAAATATGGAGTATAATTTAAGCTTTTGAATCTAAAGTTGAAATTTCTCGAAAAGCTAATCATAGGTTCTTCTCTTCTGTTGTGTTTCTTTTTCTCtcctctatttattttttcaatttcttctagttttgaaatcttgatcAGTTGAGTGAGTTCGATTAATATGTTAATAATTAGTTCATGTATGCTATTTCTATATGATTTTATGTGTTACTTAATGGGTTTAAGTGGTTATATTTTGTGTAAAGAGTCTGCATATATGATCGAATACTAGAAATTAGGGTATTAGAAAGACATAGTTAAGATATAATGTTTATATTTATACATAGTATAAGTCTACTTAGACACATAAGAGGAAGCTTATTGGAGTAACGATAAAGTTGTTCTTATTTGATGACTAAAGATTATTATCAGTTCGAGTTGTGAAGTCAATTACTTATGTTTGTGTTAGGATATGCTAGACCCCCTTGGAGTGTGGACCTTATAACGTGAACGAGATGCTTTGTGCATTGAACGACCTTTTAGCCTAGTTAGACATGACTTATTTATGTCATCTTCATCAAAACTTTTTAACAAGATGGTTGATACTTTGCATTACTTTCTAGTAATTTGgaattgataaaatttatattagacaaAGCAAGTAAATGAACTCCTAGATCTACACTAAGTACAAACTTTGAGAAAGGAcaatcattttcatttttatggCCTTGCAAGCATGTAAAAATGCATTGGTGCACATGGAAAAATGTTGCATTTATCAGGAAAGTGAATCGACATGAAGTACCACCctttctttaaattaaattactacaAGAAAAGTTCATGTTCACTTTTAAAGCCTTCGTGATTGAATCAGTGGTGGAGACAGAATTTTTGttaaaaagttcaaaatatgaaatgtaaATACATGAAGAAGTTTAAAAAAGGTTtatatctactatatatacataaaaaataattttaactatttataaattaaataatagaaTTTTATGACCAAGGGGTTCATATACCTACCTCCACCCTAAGATTGAAccattatttaaattatatttataggTGAACCACTTCTAAATATgagattttataattttaataataaaacacGTTATGTACTATAATTTATAACTTTGAAATGTGAGAAAAGCAAGGAAGCcataagaaaatatcaaaacatTTCAATAATCGCGCAAAAACAATATATGAGTGTAAATGTATACATATGTATGTGTTATTTCAAAGTATAAGGTGGATGTACGTACGATCAACTGCATGCGT
It encodes the following:
- the LOC125871567 gene encoding transcriptional regulator SUPERMAN-like, yielding MEKSSSKYFNKHQTMKNVKEYSWDNNYVDHQGGDLVGGFLWPPRSYTCSFCKREFKSAQALGGHMNVHRRDRARLRLQSPTILESNPNPNPNPNSNPNPNPTFLSSPSSPSTKLFPPFVSTLPPLLSPNSFSSSTAAGGGSHEMKNGDLTKMGCAKFEENGKECSEVVKRSEFLRLDLGIGLISESKDDLDLELRLGYI